The DNA segment GCATTATTCACtcgtgcatgcagtgttaaaCACCGTGTCCGGCCAATTGAATTATAATTGCAAATGTTCGATTTATTGTTCGAGAGACCTTCACAAGTTCAACCCAGTGTAGTGCAGGGCCCGAGATAAAGAGTTTGAGCTTGATTTTTGgtcagcagctagctaaagaGCTCCGCTATATAGTCCTCAGTTATTATTTTTGCAGGAATCCTGAGAATATCAGCTAACTTACGATGTTTTGGCAACCACCGGACGGTGTCTTCTTTTAGCTGTATAAGACAGACAATTCAGCTAGGTCAGGCTAACAAACTGGCTTTGCAATGGTCCTTAAATGCTGTATGTGTCTTCTGTAGAGTAAGTCGCCTAACTCCGGTCCGTCAGTCATCGAAGTGTAATGCACGAACAAAACAAGGATTTATTCGATTTCATGCATTGCACACTCTAATAGATGGCCATAACAACTAACCAGATACGTCAGATCGTTTCCAGTCTGAACAGTGATCACTCGAAAAATATGTACTTCCCATTGCAATAATTCGATTTTCACACATTCGCAAGACCTTAACACTGCGTGTGAATGGTTATTAATGGTTTGGTACAACAGTGTTGTCTCTATGCCACTCTTGGAGATCAACCTGCTGAACCTGTACACAAAAGTATCAGTCAGAGGAACTGACAGCATTtttctatagctataggatCATCGTACCCACACTTACGTTACCTAATTGATAACAGCTGTATGATGCATATACATAGACAGTTTTCAATATGTTTTTTCCCTCACTGAACTTATTGACTCTCTCGAACCTCCGGGTAGTGGAGGATTCATGTATATATGCAGAGATTATGGGTGATATCCTTCTCTAAGGTGTGTATGCATGGTCATATAGATAAACGAAAGAGAGGCAGAGCGATAGAGAGAGAGCAAAGGAGGATTGTCAGGGTCTAAAGTATAAAGCTGCTTCCGAGGACTTTAATTAAATCCCATGCACTCAGCTAGCTCCGGAGATATTTAGATGAATGGAATTCAATTAAAGTCCTCAGGAAGCAGCTTtgcacatcttgaatgaatactgtatagctatGCATCTTGAATGCAATCTGAATGAAAATGTAACATTGAAACAATGGCCCACCATAGCTCCACAACTGAGACGACCTATTATATCGAACCTGTCAAACCAGAGTGTGATGTGAACTgattaattatgtgcatgcatgcagctacattTCATCACCTTTAATTAAATCCTATATAGCTGCGCGGCATGTCTCACCATCACATCAGACAACTCCCTCAGGCTTGTAATGTGTCCATTTATGTTAAGTGCAACTCGGAGATTTCTCGAACTAGTCTCGTCCCTTCCTCTCCTTGTAATTGATTGGTCGAGAAGCACGCTATTCTCGGATAATGTGAGTCTGTTAATCGAAATTCAACTCATGGAGATACGCTGTGATCATTGGAACTGTTTTCAATGCATTCCTTATCGATAATCACCACGATTACTTCATACAGCTGCTTCTACACAAGAGATCACTTCATCTAAGTGCTAGTGTGATGCTCTTCTTTCCAGTTCTAATGATCTCGTTTTCCTCCTCACCACACTTATTATATCACGTCTTATTTGTGTCGAATTTGGGCTCTCTAATGAGTCTCTATAGACTTATACCGATATTAGGTACTGTTCTCCGGCGTGTTTTTTTGTGGTAGCTATTGTTCATTGGTCTGCAAATTAACATTAATAGGGAGGGTATGAACTTCTTTATTCTCATTCTTGTTCTCTTCAGTTCAACTTTGTCTTCATATTAAATAGTATAAAGACAATGTTAAAGAGAACAAGATTGAGGATAACGAGGAGAGGGGCTCGTGTTGTGCCTGTAGCCAAGATACCTCAATGACTATAGGATGGATTTATAGATTTTACAGCGAAGTCATGTTCTTGTTTATAGGCTGGTGTTAGACTGACCATTATAATTGTCCTGCCTGCTTTCTTAATTAAGGCATGATtaatgtattgtattgtaaatCTATATCCTTTATTGGCTTGTTTTACACATCACAGGGTTGATAGTCCTCACTGGTGGACCTGAAGCTCTCGTCTACTCCAGTGTGAGTGTGGTTGAGGGGTCAGTAATCCAGATCTACTATACTGTAGAAGATAATACCACTTTCACCTTAATTCACATGGACTCTCAATGGAAGCTCTCTATTAAACGATCCACCTCACATTCGTATCAGGGAAGACAATCTCCCTGAGCGCTCAGCATCATTGCTCACTGATGACTCCACGCCTGTGCTCACTGTGGACAACCTCAGAGATTCTGATGATGGAGTCTATCAGTGCACTGCTACTAGTGGAACTACTTCTGGCAATGGAGCGGCTGTCACACTATACCTATAGCAAGTACGTAAATAAGTGTGTACAGACAAAAGTCATGTATGAATGATTACTAGCAACTTGTTTAAAGTGCgttctatatatagctgcatgtgtcCTCTACTCATTGATGTTGAATGAACCTATTGATGTCTTCTTCAGTTAGTTTTGTCCTCAATGACAATCGTATTGGGATAGCTCTTAGTGACACTGTTGATGGTTCTATACACTGACATGCATTGGTATATGGAGTGATGATATACCCCACCCCATCTGTGGTGTGGGTGAGGAGCGGACAAGTTGTGGATGACATTGACTCATGAATTACCATCACCTCGACCACAATCGTCAATGGACAAGTGACTATAGTTTTCTGACTATCACTATAACTAATTATTTGGGCTGTCTGATATAGGAGTGCACCAGTGTGTACCGATGGCAATGATGGTGAGGAGGTCATCACATCAGTACCACGTTGAGAATATCTGCATGAGTGTTGTATCATCACACCATCTGTATCATCATTTTACGTTCTCCTGAGAAGTTGGTCATTGAAGTGAGGGTGTCAGGAGAATATGAAATGCTGTTCTGGGTTGTAAACACTTTCATACCTGGTGGAATGCTTCCTTAAGAGCTACCTGACTATTTTGAGACGCTTGTACGAGACAATACCACTGCTGACGATGAGGGGTTCTACGTACATTGTTCAGCCTCAATTCAATTGGCAAGTTTGGCAAATTCCTTTTATGCATCATACCGGTGTTGATTTTGGAGTAATTGCGCCAGGTACGGCACTAATTTCATCTTAAACCAACTCTTTATAAAATCTAATTTCATAGTTGATGCCAACACAACATCTCTCAGCACCTCTACTGTTGTGATCCCCGAGGTAGGCAGTGCAGATCGACATCTCCTGTAGATCAGTGGGAGCTCCCATTCCTAGTATATCACAGGCATGCATGCGAGGTCAATAACTAAACCATTGACTTTTAGCAGACAGACACAGAGACGTCATTTGTAGCTACACTGCATGACTGGAAACAGAGGTGTTGACGTAACTCTTGGTAGCATTGAGTCACCCCTCCATATATTATTGTGAGTGCCACGTACCCTGATTGTGATGGAGTAACGGAACCAACTCTGATGATTTCACTGTCGCCAGCACGCAGTGCTTTCATCACCGTACAAGTAAATGGTGAGTAATATTCTAAATTCTCGGGTGcggtatatacggtagtgtgtttgtgtgtttgtgtgtgtgtctgtagaCTTCTGCTCAATAATAAATAAAATACAAGCAAGAGATTGTAAATAGGCTTCTAGTCTCGTTTTCTTGTATATTGCATATTGCAAttagtggatttgcaaaaatgCTTCGTTCTAGAGTTATAGCTATaggtttgcttacttggaatgccattgtaagccttttcagaacagttggtagcaaaacttgtccatggtgggagtgttgctactctactcagtagttagctctacctagaacgctagctattggtatagctgcaagagtgataaAAAAATTGCAAGCTACACTTAATTTAGCTGTTTTATGCTAGACTCGCGAGCCGTCACTTTTGAAAAGTGGTCCAAACTATTTTTACAGATCTTAACGTCATTATAAAACATTGGAGAAACTCAAGCATGCTATTgacgtgcatgtgtgtgtgagcacGTGTCTAATAAATCTCGAGACACGGTTGCTATAAGCTAGTGTGTGCCCCTGCACACACGAGAAAGGTTTCCTAAACGCAATACATTCGCAATGCATACCCTTTACCGCAACACTCCCTCAAGGGTGAGCCAGGCCATGACTATAGCAGCTGTTATTAGGGTTAGGCAATTATTAGTTGTATAGAGGAATGCAGCCGCGCtatttaattaattagctCCCCATACTTGGGGGTAAATACGTGGCCTAGCCTTGCACCAGTCATTATATAGCCATCGAACTACCAGGAGGGAAGTTGTGATGTGTACATGTGGCAGCCAAACTAGTACAGTTTAGCCTTGATTATCCGAACCCCGATCATCCAAATTCTCGAATGTCTTAATGAGATTCGACCAAATTTATAGCCAACGCCTACTTGAGTTGCACCACCAttacatttttatttttattttttataataattctgcaaATGCATGGATATACActagtagcataattattatgctaaccTAACGTGTCCTGTATATAGTACTTACAATAGCATGTACAAATTAAAGATAAAGACTATACTAATGCAAGTGACAGAGTACATTATTAATATCTGTCAggatgttataattattcttatacAGATTTAGACGGTATATTTATTACCACACACCTAATGACTACAAATAATTACGTGTATACGCTATTCGCAATCAAAAAGTGAATGATGATGCAAATTGAGTAAGTTCAATGTCACTGATACAAAAACACATGCAGCAAAAACATGAGTACAAAATGGAACCGACCCATGCACTCCCCGCCTAAACTGTTCGTCTATTACACAACCCCCACTAGATATAATATTCTGCTCATTGACAACTACCGTATAGTTCATGGTTGAACAATATTTAGTCATTTTGTGGATAATaatttcgtggttgctgcttgcactgcaggtaaaggtaggcaaggtcgcttcatccgtgggtaaaatattcgtggtcagacctccaaccacaaaaaccacgaatattttgctcCACGAAAAGTACCctctatatacggtatataatagCAGTCGTTCTTTTACCTAAAGAACCTCTTAAATAATGttaaataaattattaattgctACATAAAGAGGCTAAAACTGTAAATTTTGTGTATGATTCATTCATGCAAAGGGCCAGTGGAATCTTCAGTATTCCTGCAACCTGTATAATGCATGAAACAAtgcatataaaattatagtgtcAAAAACCACAGCAAAGCTTACCCAGTGGCACCATGCAGCTCACTCCACCTCCCCTCTGCAGCTGACGTTTTGGCTCTCACCTGAACATTAtatgtactgctataattatagagatttGTAGTCACACCTGCACCAAATTTATAGCCAAGAGAACTTTTCCATGCCGTTGAAGATACCAGGCTAGTCAGCACTGACAACATCAGTGCTGACTAGCCTGGTATCTTCAACGGCATGGAAAAGTTCTCTTCTTCCTTTAGACACTACCAGATCCGAACCAGACCCTTGAGGAGAGAATCTGACATCGTAGCCAGTAATCCTCCCATACGACCTTGTGGGAGTGGTCCAAACCACATTAGTGCAGCAAACAATCACCAGGGATGGGGCATTAGACCCTAAAAGAAAGGTAGAAATAGAATCGACAATTTTGTTCCTGATAATTACACTGAGTATTTTGCTCAGTACAACTATTGTACAAATATTAATGCATGGTAAGTTGCAGACAAGTTTTTGTAAACATGTAGGATACTGGTAGAGATGTACGCACGTGTGTTTACTTGTATTGCGCAAAAATTTTCTAGAATGGTATCAGTCAAGTCACTTACTTGTATCCCCAGTCATGGTTACCACCTCACCGTCCTGTTCTGTCTTCCTTCACTCACTTCATTCTCAGTGATCACTCGGATGGTGTAGGTGGTGAGTGGCCGCAGACCGGACACTGAATAGTCCACCAGGGCATCTTGTTTGACATACGGCCTGCTGTTGTTGTTGTATTGAGCCATTCATTAAAGTCTCCACCAATTATTTGGTGTCGATCATCAGGTGAGACGGGAGCAAGGACATCATTTGGCGCTCCTGCAGTGAAAAGTGATAGATATGGCTAGCTATTATATTAGCATTCATCTCACCAGTGATTACATCTCTCCTCTGGAACAACCATCTGATCGATCCTCCGGGAAACTTCTGTATAGCCAAGGCAGGCACCAAAAATTGGCATTGACATTCTCTTGTACAACAGCAACAACTTCAGGATCTTCAATTACTATTATTACTGACTCCAAGGTCAAAGCAGCCAATTCGAGAAGCTCGGGATTTTGACCTAGCCTCAATAGTTCGATCTCAGGGCCTGACAGTGCAATGTTCCTTTGGCCTATGACGCTTGTTACTGCGACAACGCCAAGCAACAGCGTTAGATGAAGCACCTTGGCGACCATGGCTGAAAGCAGAAAAAgggcaacaaaattaatgtattctAGCTGCAAATTCAGGCTATCACCACACTTGTAAATATCTCTCACAAAACAATGGCAATCCAGTCATTGTCATTGTTCATCTTCAGGGGTTTTTTCTTGCCACGAAATAGGAAGTTTGGGTGACCAGACAAGTATACCACAAAAACATTATTTCAGTTGCTAAAAACAGGCATATAGCGGTCCTAAGGAATTGTTATTTAACATGAGATACCCTGTCACTCTTCTATatataaccataattatttagcctataattataatttatatagatctagttattATTAGTCTAATAACAATTATGAAAACCGTTTCTTATTCACCTCCAAATAATTCTGGGTGGTCACAGTAATTACTATATGAACACCCACACCATTAGACTACGACAATCGGGCTAATTTCCAACACAATTTTATAGGAGAATGCCTCGATCCAGTTCGCGCTCCAGTTTTCTTGCCCCAAGTCAGCACAGCAATGAGCAAtgattgctataattatataagactAGTAATAAAACACTTTCGTACAATCATCTCTTTCATGCAAATCCCAGTTTCCGGGAAGCCACATTGGCATCAGTTAAGTTCCAGTCATAATCACAGCCATTAGTACCACCAGCAAGTCTTATATCTCTGACACTGCAGGTGTCATCAAGATAAAGACGACTATATGGAGCAGACAGTGTCATATGTTATCAGGGGAACTGTCAAAGGTAAGCGCTCGATCATGTGTTTTAGcggactgtacatgtacacctataTACTGTTGCTGTATAACACATACAGCAACACATATATACAGCAACAGTAGGTgtacttgtacatgcagtaatcaTACGATGCATTAAATAAACCCCCCAAAATAGTAGTGTATTTAAATAAAGTTTGGCTCCATGCATAactattattaattatacaagAGAGATACTTCACAACAGTAAAatagtattattataccacacacgcccacaggTACCCTAGACAGCGGAATGCCGTCCGCAGCCACTATTCAGGCCCTTGGACTACCCACCTTCCAATCTAACTCCTCCCCAACCATGCTCCTACCCCCACTATCAACTCTCTCGCGGGCTTCCCGGACATTCCAACCATTCCCCCCAAACTACTCGACGCAATCCTCTCCTGGCAGTACACGGACCTCTCGGAGCTGCTGCCTGATCAACTCACATCAACCACTGACCCCCAAATCGTCCTTTTCCCGCAACGTAGCTGGGAAGGCCAGAAGAAGCGCAAACGGCAAATCACCGATATCGCCACATGCATGGGTGCAGCTGTACAGCACCTACATGCTAATCCTCTCTTCCAAGCACCCACAAGCCCTACCCGAATTAATTTCGTATCAATTATTTATGGTAAAGGCAGTAAAAAAGTTCAGGTACCCCTCATGGCTGTACTACGACACAGAGTTCCGGAAATGGGCCACCACCACAACACACTGCCAAGAGTGGTCCACCATTAATACACAGTTGTACTCCCTCACCTTTACTGGACAAGGCAACTCCGTGTCGTGGTGCCCAATATGCCAAGTAGACGGAGGAAACCACACCTTCGATTGCCCACGGTACCCTATCCCCACCGATCCTCTTCCCCCACAACACCCACCGTCCCACCCTCGGCCCCTACTGCCATCAGCTCCCAAACGCCCCAGACCACCAGTGGAGTACTGCATCAGCTATAACGCGTCTGGCGGAAACTGCAAATACGGCCTCTCCTGTCGCTACCCTCACAAGTGTGCAGTATGTGGCGTCCACGGACACCCGGAAACCTGCTGCCCCAACAGAAGCCACCAGTATAGCTCCTGCCCGTACTATTATTTGCTGCGTTTTTCACTATGCTTATTGCTTCATTATTATGCCATTGCTTCATTTTGTGTCCCCCATTATGCTTATTGCTTCATTATTATGCCTAGCTATTGCTTCATTTTGCGTTTCTCATTAGGCCTATTGCCCTCATTGCTTCATTATTATGCTTATTGCTTCATTATGCTTTGCTATACTTACCTTTGCGCACTCGATGTATTAATTCCTTGGGGGTAGAACATTCGTCCGATGGGCTATGACTGTTGgctaggccacctctttacccCCCAAGttgattatatatattatcatatatcacataattattatcatgatgaacatttttaattttgctgcatgcagaatccagaatcacagggaaagtCGGTTAGTTTTTATTTTCTCTGTCCTGAGCCCTGAGGTGTGTCCTCCCGAGGCTGTATCTGTAGAGACCTCACTGAACTGGAGAGATGAGCAATTTCTCTGCGTTGAACTTCCAACTGCTCTTGTTGGAGAGTGGTCAGTTCTTCCAGTCCACAAACTTGCTCTCGTTTCTCAGCTTGAAGACGATTGTTAGATGCTTGTAATTGATTGATTTGCTGTTGAAACTGATCAATTTGAGCTTGTTTCTCAGCAGCaactctttcagcaacttgcTGTATCTCTTCATCCTTCACAGCTACCAGTTCCAGCTTGGTCTGGGTGCAGTTCTGAGGGAGTGTTGTTCCAACCTCCTCCAATCCTCTCAACACCACTGCAGCAGATGGTCGATCTTCAGATACATACTCCAGACAAGCGAGGGTCAACTGGACTAGGGGGTGGGTATCACCAAGAGCTGCTTTCATTGATTCGATATAATGTTCACGGCGTTCGATTTCTGAGCGAGCAACCAGCCTTTGTGTAGCAGGATCTCGATATGTTGCAGGCTTGAGATCATTGGGAAAGGTTTGCGTCAGTGTGAAGAGAGATACCACACCAAAGGAGAAGATGTCTATGGCAGTGTTGTATCGTGTGACCCCTTCCTCTTGAGCTGCCTCTGGTGGCATGTACCAAATATTGCCTGGGGCGTGAGTCATTGAGGCAGCAAGTTTTCCAGGCTGAATGTTCACAATCCTAGAAACACCTAAGTCTGCTATCTTGGCATTGAGACCGCCATCGACTAGAATATTCCTGGCAGATAGATCACCATGGGCAATAGGTGGAGTGCGACTGTGCAGATAGACTACCCCTCGGCCAGTCCCAGTCAGAAGGTGCACTTTGAGGTCAATAGGAATGCTGGGGCTGGTTTCCAGAAGGTTGTCGAGGCTGGTTTGTAGCTTCTCCATCAGTAGGACGGGGAGTTGGGATCCAGGGAGATAGCACACCCCCAGGAACTGTACTATGTGAGGGTGACGGAGCTGGCTCATCAGCTTACACTCCTCCACGAAATCATTCACCCATTTCTCAACCTGTGGCGGGAGTAAATTCAATATTAGTCTAAGCATGCTGGCTAGAAAAATAACAGTAAAGCAAAATCTAGATCTATACCTGCTGTGGAGAGCCCAGGTTGACAAGCTGTTGGTGCAATTTCTTGGCAGCTACCGTTACTCCAAATATCTCCACCTCTTCCACACTGCCATAAGCACCTGCTCCTAGTACACGGCCAGTCAACTGAACAGTAGCGACTACGAACTGCTCCAACTCGGGAGCTGTGATTCTGTTGGCCATCTTGTTGGTGAGGGGGAGTACctaatgcatgcataattaaacATTAATGTTATACCATCCCGACCcattgccccacccactgacaCCACCATCCTTCTTGTGGGCATACATTTGCTCATCAAAACTATTATAGGCAAAAGTACACTCAAGACAATACATATTGAGGCACAACTCCATGTATGCATAAGGgactcccccctcacacagtcaCCTCTCTCTGTCCTGAGCCCTGAGGTGTGTCCTCCCTAGGCTGTATCTGTAGAGACCTCACTGAACTGGAGAGATGAGCAATTTCTCTGTGTTGACTTACAACTGCTTTTGTTGGAGAGTGCATTTCTTTCTTTGGTGCTTCCATTGTCAAAGCTGAGAAAAAAAGCATTTATACACTGTTTGCATGCCCTCTATTCTTTTATATGCCCTTGCTATTACCTTGTAGAGAGACATGCTTCATTGGAGTGAGGGGGTAGACCTGGACACCATTGATGGTGATGGAGATGAAGCCATTGTCTGCTAAGAAGTCTTCCTTTCCTTGTTTCACCTGTTCCTCTATTGAGCTAGCCAGAGATGGAGGGGCATGTAAGAGGATCGACACACTGCCGGTACCAGCACCTTTCAGCACCATAAATTCCTGAGGTAGGGAAAATCCTACTGAAAAAATTCTTCTAGTTTTCTTCACATCATGTAAAGTGCAGTCTTCCCATTTTTGGCCCACTGTAATGACTATACTTTTAAGTTTTTGAATCGCTTTTTTCTTTGGTTTTTCAATTGAAAATGGCCA comes from the Halichondria panicea chromosome 4, odHalPani1.1, whole genome shotgun sequence genome and includes:
- the LOC135335378 gene encoding uncharacterized protein LOC135335378, producing MTCNMATGKASLLDEICDDLSTLYDRLYTARNEWCYIGLKLNLSTESLNEIELKHDSKMCLFKMLTKRLQEVGPLSWREVCDCLRSPTVNRIDVAKKIEEWRKEMMGQKHSTPAQVPSRLSKVVTGHGPVNYHSSLDDQVDHLETKFQWLTKEAYRRMKISDVSVDDFYVAISNMKLLMKCLAKKYVEECFEKASTLAKIWGKLNHFWNFFNYELFQQVVRVMFTEADDPLLSQLAEYENEMEIFLSRTKLYDFVDHWPFSIEKPKKKAIQKLKSIVITVGQKWEDCTLHDVKKTRRIFSVGFSLPQEFMVLKGAGTGSVSILLHAPPSLASSIEEQVKQGKEDFLADNGFISITINGVQVYPLTPMKHVSLQALTMEAPKKEMHSPTKAVVSQHREIAHLSSSVRSLQIQPREDTPQGSGQREVLPLTNKMANRITAPELEQFVVATVQLTGRVLGAGAYGSVEEVEIFGVTVAAKKLHQQLVNLGSPQQVEKWVNDFVEECKLMSQLRHPHIVQFLGVCYLPGSQLPVLLMEKLQTSLDNLLETSPSIPIDLKVHLLTGTGRGVVYLHSRTPPIAHGDLSARNILVDGGLNAKIADLGVSRIVNIQPGKLAASMTHAPGNIWYMPPEAAQEEGVTRYNTAIDIFSFGVVSLFTLTQTFPNDLKPATYRDPATQRLVARSEIERREHYIESMKAALGDTHPLVQLTLACLEYVSEDRPSAAVVLRGLEEVGTTLPQNCTQTKLELVAVKDEEIQQVAERVAAEKQAQIDQFQQQINQLQASNNRLQAEKREQVCGLEELTTLQQEQLEVQRREIAHLSSSVRSLQIQPREDTPQGSGQRK